A single Anatilimnocola floriformis DNA region contains:
- a CDS encoding Gfo/Idh/MocA family protein — MSVPASNPESSLPTRRNFLKTSAALAVAGSVATAMTTARSVHAAGSETLKVALIGCGGRGSGAAVDAMAADKNAKITVLADAFGDRVEAARNALKAPLGAQLEVNDDHCFVGIDAYKQVMASDVDVVLLCSPPGFRPAHLRAAIEAGKHVFCEKPVAVDAPGVRHVMESSEMARQKSLNLVSGLCWRYDLGVRDTIKQIQDGMIGDIVAIQENYLAGPLWHRGRKAEWSEMEYQMRNWLYFTWLSGDHNVEQHIHSLDKAMWLMGDKPPKQAFGLGGRQVRTGEQWGNIYDHHAVCYEWENGVKCFAFTRQQPGCFSETEDYVLGTKGRAKILRHEITAGDTTWKYKGAKPSMYRQEHVELFAAIRNGTPINNGGYMCSSTLLAIMGRMATYTGQNISWEMALNSKEDLSPPKLEFGDTPVPTVPMPGSTKFS; from the coding sequence ATGTCTGTTCCCGCCTCCAATCCTGAATCGTCTCTGCCCACGCGTCGCAACTTTTTGAAGACCTCTGCCGCCTTGGCCGTGGCCGGCTCGGTCGCCACTGCCATGACCACCGCCCGTTCGGTGCATGCGGCCGGCAGCGAAACCTTGAAGGTGGCCCTCATCGGTTGCGGTGGCCGTGGCTCCGGCGCTGCCGTCGATGCGATGGCTGCCGATAAGAATGCCAAGATCACCGTCCTGGCCGATGCCTTCGGCGATCGCGTCGAAGCGGCTCGCAACGCTCTGAAAGCTCCGCTGGGCGCTCAACTCGAAGTGAACGATGACCACTGCTTCGTTGGCATCGACGCTTATAAGCAAGTGATGGCCAGCGATGTCGATGTGGTGCTCCTTTGCTCGCCACCTGGTTTTCGTCCGGCTCATTTGCGGGCTGCAATCGAAGCCGGCAAGCACGTCTTCTGCGAAAAGCCCGTGGCGGTCGATGCTCCCGGCGTACGGCACGTCATGGAATCGTCAGAGATGGCCCGGCAGAAGAGCCTCAATCTCGTCTCGGGTCTGTGCTGGCGGTATGACCTGGGTGTGCGCGACACGATCAAGCAAATTCAAGACGGCATGATCGGCGACATCGTGGCCATTCAAGAAAACTATCTCGCTGGGCCCCTCTGGCATCGTGGCCGCAAGGCCGAATGGAGCGAGATGGAATACCAGATGAGGAACTGGCTCTATTTCACCTGGCTGAGCGGCGATCACAATGTCGAGCAGCACATCCACAGCCTCGATAAGGCGATGTGGTTGATGGGCGACAAGCCACCGAAGCAAGCTTTTGGTCTCGGTGGTCGCCAGGTTCGCACCGGCGAACAGTGGGGCAACATCTACGACCATCACGCCGTGTGTTACGAATGGGAAAACGGCGTGAAGTGCTTCGCCTTCACCCGCCAACAGCCTGGCTGCTTCAGTGAGACCGAGGATTACGTCCTCGGCACGAAGGGTCGAGCCAAGATCCTGCGGCACGAGATCACGGCTGGCGATACCACTTGGAAATACAAAGGCGCGAAGCCGAGCATGTATCGCCAGGAACACGTCGAGCTATTTGCCGCCATTCGCAATGGCACGCCGATCAACAACGGCGGATATATGTGCTCCAGCACGCTGCTGGCCATCATGGGCCGCATGGCGACCTACACCGGTCAGAACATCTCTTGGGAAATGGCCCTCAATTCCAAGGAAGATCTCTCGCCGCCGAAGCTTGAGTTCGGCGACACGCCAGTGCCGACCGTGCCAATGCCGGGCAGCACGAAGTTCTCTTAA
- a CDS encoding rhodanese-like domain-containing protein, which yields MKYFIALVLALTFSLPLFAQKLTHSQDSIDTIKENLKAGKAVMVDVREPDEWDLGHLDGAIHLPTTQLENATKRAELIKKLDKNKIIYTHCKAGYRALSCAELLKAEGFDVRPLKSGYQRLIADGFEKAK from the coding sequence ATGAAATACTTCATCGCCTTAGTACTCGCTCTGACATTCTCACTTCCACTTTTTGCTCAAAAGCTCACTCATTCCCAAGACTCAATCGACACAATCAAAGAAAACCTCAAGGCGGGCAAAGCCGTGATGGTGGACGTTCGCGAACCCGACGAATGGGACCTCGGGCATCTCGATGGCGCCATCCATCTGCCGACTACCCAACTCGAAAACGCCACGAAGCGGGCTGAGCTGATCAAGAAGCTCGACAAGAACAAAATCATCTATACGCACTGCAAAGCCGGCTACCGCGCGCTCAGCTGCGCAGAACTTCTGAAGGCCGAAGGCTTTGATGTGCGGCCGCTCAAGTCGGGATATCAACGGCTGATTGCTGACGGATTTGAAAAAGCCAAGTAA
- the bshB1 gene encoding bacillithiol biosynthesis deacetylase BshB1: protein MQLDYLVIAPHPDDAELGMAGAILKFKAEGKKVGVLDLTSGEPTPHGSLEIRAKETAAATEILGLDWRGNLGLPNRSLEPTLEARAKLAGVIRQLRPKWLFAPYWVDAHPDHVAATQLIEAARFWAKLSKTDMPGEPFHPQRIFNYYCVHLKQAAQPAFILDISEFWEKKLASIRCYESQFITGRSTEPPTFIDALRDEAAYWGKTIGTKYGEPFAAREPLGVKGMAEFI from the coding sequence ATGCAACTCGACTATCTCGTCATCGCCCCACATCCCGACGACGCCGAACTCGGCATGGCAGGCGCGATTCTCAAATTCAAAGCCGAAGGCAAAAAGGTCGGCGTGCTCGACCTGACCAGCGGTGAGCCGACGCCGCATGGCTCGCTAGAAATACGTGCGAAAGAAACGGCGGCGGCGACGGAAATTCTCGGTCTCGATTGGCGGGGAAATCTCGGCCTGCCGAATCGAAGTTTGGAGCCCACGCTGGAAGCGCGCGCAAAGCTAGCCGGAGTCATTCGTCAGTTGCGGCCGAAGTGGCTGTTCGCGCCCTACTGGGTCGATGCCCATCCCGATCACGTTGCGGCGACGCAGCTGATCGAGGCGGCCCGCTTCTGGGCCAAGCTGAGCAAGACCGACATGCCAGGCGAGCCGTTTCATCCGCAGCGGATTTTCAACTACTACTGCGTCCATCTGAAGCAAGCCGCTCAACCTGCGTTCATTCTCGACATCAGCGAATTCTGGGAAAAGAAACTGGCCTCGATCCGCTGCTACGAAAGCCAGTTCATCACCGGCCGCTCGACCGAACCGCCGACATTCATCGACGCGTTGCGCGATGAAGCAGCCTACTGGGGCAAAACCATCGGCACGAAATACGGCGAACCATTTGCGGCCCGCGAACCTCTGGGTGTGAAAGGCATGGCGGAATTTATTTAG
- a CDS encoding efflux RND transporter periplasmic adaptor subunit, which yields MAQPPALNPSTNSPFRWAAIILVVAVGIGAFVFQSAWLPTAQQWLARVRGTAAAEPKGAAGHDEASHAAHGNPNSIELSPQARRNIGLTDDLIQPIKLQSFTRTITIPGMVVERPGRSIVEVTSPLTGIITRIYPIEGEALAAGKRLFDLRLTHEELVQSQADLLSAAGELEIIDKEIARLEKLASEGAIAGKRLLEQKYEREKKEGVVRSKRQALLLHGLNEEQVLAILTKRELFKDLTVTVPDVTEDGSKTPDDAVFQVQSIKIAQGQQVEAGATLAILADHAELYIEGEAFERDVADISRVVDKREPVTAILENESARSEVVKDLHILYLATKVDPAKRTLDFYVTLPNVAQRDQHLENGKRFFAWKYRPGQRVQLEIPVETLPNRIVLPIDAVAQDATETYVFTPNGKQWERRSVHVEYRDQRHAVIANDGALFPGDRVALTAAQQLQVAIKNKSGGAPDPHAGHSH from the coding sequence ATGGCGCAGCCACCCGCTCTCAATCCGTCCACAAATTCCCCGTTTCGTTGGGCCGCGATCATTCTCGTTGTCGCCGTCGGCATCGGCGCCTTCGTCTTTCAATCGGCTTGGCTGCCGACAGCGCAGCAATGGCTTGCGCGCGTCCGCGGCACGGCTGCCGCCGAGCCCAAGGGAGCAGCCGGCCACGACGAGGCCAGCCATGCAGCGCACGGCAATCCCAACTCCATCGAGCTGAGTCCGCAGGCGCGCAGAAACATCGGCCTGACCGACGACCTGATTCAGCCGATCAAGTTGCAGTCGTTCACGCGCACCATCACCATTCCCGGCATGGTGGTCGAACGGCCTGGCCGGTCGATTGTCGAAGTGACGTCGCCGCTGACGGGCATTATCACGCGAATCTATCCCATCGAAGGCGAAGCGCTCGCCGCGGGCAAACGATTGTTCGATCTCCGCCTGACCCACGAAGAGCTCGTGCAATCGCAGGCCGATCTTCTCTCGGCGGCCGGCGAACTCGAAATCATCGACAAGGAAATTGCCCGGCTGGAAAAACTGGCTTCCGAAGGGGCGATCGCGGGCAAGCGATTGCTCGAACAAAAATATGAGCGTGAAAAGAAGGAAGGAGTCGTCCGTTCCAAACGGCAAGCGTTGCTGTTGCACGGTTTGAACGAAGAGCAAGTCCTCGCCATCCTCACCAAACGGGAGCTCTTCAAGGATCTCACCGTGACCGTTCCCGACGTCACCGAGGACGGCAGCAAGACTCCCGACGACGCCGTCTTTCAGGTGCAGAGCATCAAGATCGCGCAAGGGCAGCAGGTCGAAGCCGGCGCTACGCTGGCGATTCTCGCCGATCACGCCGAGCTCTACATCGAAGGGGAAGCCTTTGAGCGCGATGTCGCCGATATCAGCCGCGTCGTTGATAAACGAGAACCCGTGACCGCAATTCTCGAGAACGAAAGCGCCCGCAGCGAAGTCGTGAAGGATCTGCACATTTTGTATCTCGCGACAAAGGTCGATCCAGCGAAGCGGACGCTCGATTTTTATGTCACGCTGCCGAACGTTGCGCAGCGGGATCAGCACTTGGAAAACGGCAAACGCTTCTTCGCCTGGAAGTATCGCCCGGGTCAGCGTGTGCAACTGGAAATTCCCGTCGAAACGCTGCCGAATCGCATTGTGCTTCCCATCGATGCCGTCGCGCAAGATGCCACCGAGACCTATGTCTTCACACCCAACGGCAAGCAATGGGAACGCCGCAGCGTACACGTGGAATATCGTGACCAACGGCACGCCGTGATTGCCAACGATGGCGCGCTCTTTCCTGGCGATCGTGTTGCTCTGACGGCAGCTCAGCAGTTGCAAGTGGCGATTAAAAACAAATCCGGCGGTGCGCCCGATCCGCACGCCGGGCACAGCCATTAG
- a CDS encoding AAA family ATPase, translating to MAWENEPRFLHGIALRRGSVSSFDVFPYAIPTIRQLQSLQFHPRVTFFVGENGAGKSTLLEAIALAEGFNAEGGSRRHAQFKTRDSHDDELWKNIELNRGGGKRLARSDSYFVRAESFYNLASYLDDVGSNAAGPFSQALSYHQQSHGEAFMNLMTSRFGGNGLYLLDEPEAALSPQRQLAFLAALHELVQRGSQFIIATHSPIVLAYPDAHIYHFGERGIESIAYEDTEHYKVTRAFLLRRDIMLKELME from the coding sequence ATGGCCTGGGAAAACGAGCCCCGATTTCTGCACGGCATCGCATTGCGGCGGGGTTCAGTCTCGTCGTTCGACGTCTTTCCCTACGCGATCCCCACGATCCGCCAACTGCAGTCGTTGCAGTTTCATCCGCGCGTCACTTTTTTCGTCGGCGAGAACGGCGCCGGCAAGTCGACACTCCTCGAAGCCATCGCGCTTGCCGAGGGGTTCAATGCCGAGGGAGGTTCACGGCGGCATGCTCAGTTCAAAACCCGCGATTCGCACGACGACGAGCTGTGGAAGAACATCGAGCTGAACCGCGGCGGCGGCAAGCGTCTCGCACGCAGCGATAGTTACTTCGTGCGCGCCGAGAGTTTCTATAACCTCGCCAGCTACCTGGACGACGTCGGCTCAAACGCCGCGGGCCCGTTCAGCCAGGCCCTGTCGTATCATCAGCAGTCGCACGGCGAAGCCTTTATGAACTTGATGACCAGCCGGTTCGGCGGCAACGGTCTGTACCTGCTCGACGAACCCGAGGCAGCCCTCTCGCCGCAACGGCAACTCGCATTTCTCGCTGCCTTACACGAACTGGTTCAGCGCGGCTCGCAATTCATCATCGCCACCCATTCGCCGATCGTGCTCGCCTATCCCGACGCGCACATCTACCACTTCGGTGAACGCGGCATCGAATCGATCGCCTACGAAGACACGGAGCACTACAAAGTGACACGGGCGTTTCTGTTGCGACGGGACATCATGCTCAAGGAACTGATGGAATAG
- a CDS encoding DUF480 domain-containing protein, whose amino-acid sequence MSDTENKPQWQPMNSRQRRVFGVLVEKAKTTPDAYPMTLNGIVTGCNQKSNREPLMTLSPEDVEQILDELRAINAVTEVQGSGRVAKYRHHAYEWLSVDKYEISVMTELLLRGEQTLGDLRARAARMEPIADQGALKNIVDGLLKKNLMVELSPPGRGQIVSHNLYKEREIVELRAQYKNHVAPERSYEDDRPAPAAPRPVTSSPVAAAPAAPTVPQVRGVTADDFAELRVEVTELQADVARLREQVRQLEAFLKS is encoded by the coding sequence ATGTCCGATACCGAGAACAAACCTCAATGGCAGCCGATGAACTCGCGTCAGCGGCGGGTCTTTGGCGTGCTGGTTGAAAAAGCGAAGACCACGCCCGATGCCTATCCGATGACGCTCAACGGCATCGTCACCGGTTGCAACCAGAAAAGTAATCGCGAACCGCTGATGACCCTCTCGCCCGAAGATGTCGAGCAGATTCTCGATGAACTGCGAGCCATCAACGCGGTGACCGAAGTGCAAGGGAGTGGCCGCGTCGCCAAGTACCGGCACCACGCTTATGAATGGCTGAGCGTCGACAAGTATGAGATCTCGGTCATGACCGAGCTTCTCCTGCGTGGCGAACAAACGCTCGGCGACTTGCGAGCCCGCGCTGCCCGCATGGAGCCGATCGCCGATCAGGGTGCGCTGAAGAACATCGTCGACGGCCTGCTGAAGAAGAACCTGATGGTCGAACTATCGCCGCCGGGTCGTGGCCAGATTGTGTCGCACAATTTGTACAAAGAGCGCGAGATCGTTGAACTCCGCGCTCAGTACAAGAACCACGTGGCCCCTGAACGTTCGTACGAAGACGATCGTCCGGCGCCGGCCGCTCCCCGTCCCGTCACTTCCTCGCCAGTTGCCGCCGCTCCGGCCGCACCTACCGTTCCGCAAGTTCGCGGCGTGACTGCCGATGACTTCGCCGAACTCCGCGTGGAAGTCACCGAACTGCAAGCCGACGTCGCTCGGTTGCGCGAGCAAGTGCGGCAACTCGAAGCATTCCTCAAGTCCTAA
- a CDS encoding MBOAT family protein — MTGKLTTVVAADISERPISAKAAAGMSMHWLPLIVLPAGVLLLFPASQPRWAIMWTLSVAVFAGCKWLTWATASPTDAPGWRQVAYLLAWPGLDPNGFLRKPDLARVAAPTSGEWWFAASKAVAGFALVFLVARRVPTASPYLAGWLGMAGIVFCLHFGLLHLLSCAWRSIGIEARPLMHWPIAAISLADFWANRWNTAFRDLTHRSLFRPLTLLIGARGALLIGFLFSGVIHDVVISGSAGAGWGLPTLFFVIQATGIFFERSKLGKHFGLARGWRGWLFAALLLIVPAPLLFTPVFVERIVLPFLQAIGAIS, encoded by the coding sequence ATGACTGGGAAGCTTACGACTGTGGTTGCCGCCGACATTTCTGAGAGGCCGATTTCAGCCAAGGCTGCTGCGGGCATGTCGATGCACTGGCTGCCGCTGATTGTCCTGCCAGCCGGCGTGCTGTTGCTGTTTCCAGCGAGCCAACCGCGGTGGGCGATTATGTGGACGCTGTCGGTCGCCGTTTTTGCGGGTTGCAAATGGCTGACCTGGGCGACGGCTTCGCCGACGGACGCCCCTGGGTGGCGGCAGGTCGCATATCTGCTTGCCTGGCCCGGCCTGGATCCCAACGGCTTTCTGCGGAAGCCGGATCTCGCCCGAGTCGCAGCGCCGACGAGCGGCGAATGGTGGTTCGCAGCGAGCAAGGCGGTGGCTGGGTTCGCCCTGGTGTTTTTGGTTGCGCGGCGAGTCCCGACTGCGTCGCCTTATCTAGCTGGCTGGCTCGGCATGGCGGGGATCGTTTTCTGCCTGCACTTTGGCCTGCTGCATTTGCTCTCGTGCGCATGGCGGAGCATCGGCATCGAAGCTAGGCCCCTCATGCATTGGCCGATTGCTGCGATCAGCCTTGCCGACTTTTGGGCGAATCGCTGGAACACTGCCTTTCGCGATCTGACGCATCGCAGTTTGTTCCGCCCTTTGACATTGTTGATTGGAGCACGTGGCGCGCTGCTAATCGGATTCCTCTTCAGCGGAGTCATTCACGACGTCGTCATCTCGGGTTCGGCGGGAGCTGGCTGGGGACTGCCGACGCTGTTTTTTGTGATTCAAGCGACGGGAATATTCTTTGAGCGATCAAAATTGGGAAAGCATTTCGGACTCGCTCGCGGTTGGCGCGGCTGGTTGTTCGCCGCATTGCTGCTGATCGTGCCGGCGCCTCTGCTCTTCACACCCGTGTTCGTCGAGCGCATTGTGCTTCCCTTCCTGCAAGCGATTGGAGCGATATCGTGA
- the lepA gene encoding translation elongation factor 4: protein MPAIPCKYIRNFCIVAHIDHGKSTLADRLLEFTGTITKREMKDQILDDMQLERDRGITIKARAVRMMYKFEGEEYELNLIDTPGHVDFHYEVSRSLACCEGAILVVDAAQGVEAQTLANAFAAMNSGLTIVPTVNKIDLVNARIDEVLMEMEQTLALDSKDALKVSAKTGVGIGDLCAALIQRIPPPSGDPEAVLQAMVFDSHYDDYRGAITYLRLIQGRITRGMKIRFLRTNSTHEVLEIGQFTPNRTACDVLQAGEVGYIICNIKSLKLVHIGDTVTIAGDNAAPALEGYKPPKRMVYCGLYPSDGQEFTELRDALEKLSMNDPSFEFEPETSDALGFGFRCGFLGLLHMEIVQQRLELESNIDLVQTAPNVTYEILNKNGEVFQIHKPQDVPDSGQIEEFRQPIVRVNLIQPAEFIGNVMKLCQERRGILVRQEYLSPQRTMIVYDIPLAEVIYDLHDKLKSATRGYGTMDYEVIGYQAADLVKLDILVNNVRVDALSVICHRYDAERRGRGVCVRLKEEIERHMFEVAIQAAIGGRIVARETKPAMRKNVTAKCYGGDITRKKKLWAKQKEGKKRMKSIGQVDIPQKAFLAVLDTGEQ from the coding sequence ATGCCCGCCATTCCCTGCAAGTACATTCGCAACTTCTGCATCGTGGCTCACATCGACCACGGCAAGAGCACGCTCGCCGACCGCCTGCTGGAATTCACCGGCACGATCACCAAGCGCGAGATGAAGGATCAGATTCTCGACGACATGCAGCTCGAGCGCGACCGCGGCATCACGATCAAAGCCCGCGCTGTGCGCATGATGTATAAGTTCGAAGGGGAGGAGTACGAGCTCAACCTCATCGATACGCCCGGGCACGTCGATTTTCACTACGAAGTTTCGCGCTCGCTGGCTTGCTGCGAAGGGGCGATTCTCGTCGTCGACGCAGCCCAGGGTGTGGAAGCCCAAACGCTCGCCAATGCCTTTGCGGCGATGAACTCCGGCCTGACGATTGTCCCCACCGTCAACAAGATCGACCTCGTCAATGCGCGGATCGATGAAGTGCTGATGGAAATGGAACAAACGCTGGCGCTCGATTCGAAAGATGCGCTGAAAGTCAGTGCCAAGACGGGCGTCGGCATCGGCGATTTGTGCGCGGCCTTGATCCAACGCATTCCGCCGCCGAGTGGCGATCCCGAAGCTGTGCTGCAGGCGATGGTTTTCGACTCGCACTACGACGATTATCGCGGCGCGATCACTTATCTCCGCTTGATTCAAGGCCGCATCACGCGCGGCATGAAGATCCGCTTTCTCCGCACCAACAGCACGCACGAAGTGCTCGAAATCGGCCAATTCACACCCAACCGCACCGCCTGCGATGTGCTGCAGGCCGGCGAAGTTGGCTACATCATCTGCAATATCAAATCGCTGAAGCTCGTCCACATCGGAGATACGGTGACGATCGCTGGCGACAACGCGGCCCCGGCGCTCGAAGGCTACAAACCGCCGAAGCGGATGGTTTATTGCGGGCTGTATCCGTCCGATGGCCAGGAGTTCACCGAGCTGCGCGACGCCCTCGAAAAGCTCTCGATGAATGATCCGAGCTTTGAGTTCGAGCCCGAAACGAGCGATGCGCTCGGCTTCGGCTTTCGCTGCGGTTTTCTCGGGCTGCTGCACATGGAAATCGTGCAACAGCGCCTCGAACTCGAATCGAATATCGACCTGGTGCAAACGGCGCCGAACGTCACCTACGAAATTCTCAATAAGAACGGCGAGGTCTTCCAGATTCACAAGCCGCAAGATGTGCCCGACAGCGGCCAGATCGAGGAATTCCGTCAGCCGATCGTGCGCGTCAATTTGATCCAACCAGCCGAGTTCATCGGCAACGTGATGAAGCTCTGCCAGGAGCGCCGCGGCATTCTCGTGCGGCAGGAGTATCTCTCGCCGCAGCGGACGATGATCGTTTACGACATTCCGCTGGCCGAAGTCATTTACGATCTGCACGACAAGCTGAAGAGCGCCACCCGCGGCTACGGCACGATGGATTACGAAGTGATCGGCTATCAGGCCGCCGATCTCGTGAAGCTCGACATTCTGGTCAACAACGTCCGCGTCGATGCCCTCTCGGTCATCTGCCATCGCTACGACGCCGAGCGCCGCGGCCGCGGCGTGTGCGTGCGACTGAAGGAAGAAATCGAACGCCACATGTTCGAGGTCGCCATCCAAGCCGCCATCGGCGGCCGGATCGTCGCCCGCGAAACGAAGCCAGCCATGCGCAAAAACGTCACGGCCAAGTGCTACGGCGGCGACATCACCCGCAAGAAGAAACTGTGGGCCAAGCAAAAGGAAGGCAAGAAGCGGATGAAGTCGATCGGTCAGGTCGACATCCCGCAAAAAGCCTTCCTCGCGGTGCTCGACACCGGCGAGCAGTAG
- a CDS encoding ROK family protein: MTAHVKTVSAAEAKWPLFLGIDVGGTNIKLGVVDDLGRTLALTKVATLEEEGPEAAILRARAATDAMLRGIELGRNDLSAIGLATPGTMDIPRGMLLEPHNLPHWYHFPIRDRVSQVWGLPTSYANDANAAAYGEFWVGRGAQYHSIVFLTLGTGVGGGIIIGDLSIDGENSHGSECGHIVIDCNPTARMCGCGKRGHLEAYCSATGLLKHTEALLAENPKTSLLNRLSDAQPLTPKMIAEEAEKGDKFCLDLIDELATYLGFGVISLMHTIDPGAVLLGGAMNFGGPGDPLGERFIGQVRSIVRQHAFPIPAQRTTIDFALLEGEAGYIGAAGIARLAWHRKKA, translated from the coding sequence ATGACGGCGCATGTAAAAACGGTTTCGGCAGCGGAGGCCAAATGGCCGTTGTTCCTCGGCATCGACGTGGGGGGGACGAATATCAAGCTGGGTGTCGTCGATGATCTCGGCCGTACGCTGGCTCTCACGAAGGTCGCCACGCTCGAGGAAGAAGGGCCCGAAGCGGCCATTTTGCGCGCCCGGGCCGCGACCGATGCGATGTTGCGGGGCATCGAGCTCGGACGGAACGATCTTTCGGCGATCGGCCTAGCCACGCCGGGGACGATGGACATTCCCCGCGGCATGCTGCTGGAACCGCACAATCTGCCGCACTGGTACCACTTTCCGATCCGCGACCGCGTTAGCCAGGTGTGGGGCCTGCCGACCTCGTACGCCAACGATGCCAATGCGGCCGCGTACGGCGAATTTTGGGTCGGTCGCGGTGCCCAATATCACAGCATCGTCTTCCTCACGCTGGGCACGGGCGTCGGCGGCGGCATCATCATCGGCGATCTCTCGATCGATGGCGAAAACAGCCACGGCAGCGAATGCGGCCACATTGTCATCGATTGCAATCCCACGGCCCGCATGTGCGGCTGCGGCAAACGGGGCCATCTCGAAGCCTATTGCAGTGCGACGGGCCTGCTCAAACACACCGAAGCCCTGCTGGCCGAAAATCCGAAAACTTCGCTCCTCAACCGACTTTCCGACGCCCAGCCTCTCACGCCCAAAATGATCGCCGAGGAGGCCGAGAAGGGGGACAAGTTTTGTCTCGACCTGATCGACGAATTGGCTACTTATCTGGGCTTTGGCGTGATTAGTTTGATGCACACCATCGATCCGGGGGCCGTTTTGCTGGGCGGGGCGATGAATTTTGGCGGGCCCGGCGATCCGCTGGGGGAGCGATTTATCGGCCAGGTTCGCTCGATCGTCCGCCAACACGCCTTTCCCATTCCCGCCCAGCGTACTACCATCGATTTTGCGCTGTTGGAGGGGGAAGCCGGCTACATCGGCGCTGCCGGCATCGCCCGTTTGGCCTGGCACCGAAAAAAGGCCTGA
- the asnS gene encoding asparagine--tRNA ligase: MDRISVKQARQKGAIGRQVIVQGWIRTRRDSKGGFSFLELNDGSSLGNLQIIAEAALENYESEVKHLGAASSVTIEGEVKASGGKQATEVLAKKIIVHGLADPEAYPLQKKAHSLEKLREWAHLRPRTNTFGAVTRVRNCVSRSIHNFYQEEGFLYIHTPIITASDCEGAGAMFRVSTLDPDKLPLKEGKVDSSQDFFGRPAYLTVSGQLNAEIFACSLGKVYTFGPTFRAENSNTSRHLAEFWMVEPEVAFNDLNDNMALAERFLKRLFSDALSQCDEDMKFFAEHYDKETISTLEQIIAKEFIHCPYTEAVSILEKSGEKFDFPVKWGIDLQSEHERYLTEKHFKSPVILFDYPRTLKPFYMRVNDDGKTVRAMDVLVPKVGEIIGGSQREERLDVLTQRMGEQHLRPEDYWWYCDLRRFGTVPHAGFGLGLERAVQFITGMQNIRDVIPFPRTPGSAEF; this comes from the coding sequence ATGGATCGAATCAGCGTGAAGCAGGCGCGGCAAAAGGGAGCCATCGGCCGTCAGGTCATTGTGCAGGGCTGGATCCGCACGCGGCGAGATTCCAAGGGTGGCTTCTCCTTTCTCGAACTCAATGACGGCTCGTCGTTGGGCAATCTGCAAATCATCGCCGAAGCCGCGCTTGAGAATTATGAATCCGAAGTGAAGCACCTCGGCGCTGCGAGCAGCGTAACGATCGAAGGCGAAGTGAAAGCTTCCGGCGGCAAGCAAGCGACTGAAGTTCTCGCGAAAAAGATCATCGTCCACGGCCTGGCCGATCCCGAGGCCTATCCGCTACAGAAGAAGGCCCACTCGCTCGAGAAGTTGCGCGAATGGGCCCACCTACGGCCACGCACGAACACTTTTGGCGCGGTGACTCGCGTACGGAATTGTGTGAGTCGCAGCATTCACAACTTTTATCAGGAAGAAGGCTTCCTCTACATTCATACGCCGATCATCACGGCCAGCGATTGCGAAGGGGCCGGCGCGATGTTCCGCGTCTCAACACTCGACCCCGATAAGCTGCCGCTGAAAGAGGGTAAGGTCGATTCGTCGCAAGACTTCTTCGGCCGGCCGGCGTATCTCACGGTCAGCGGCCAATTGAACGCCGAGATTTTTGCCTGCTCGCTCGGCAAGGTTTATACCTTCGGTCCGACGTTTCGCGCCGAGAACAGCAACACGTCGCGGCACCTCGCCGAGTTCTGGATGGTCGAGCCCGAAGTAGCTTTCAACGACCTGAACGACAACATGGCTCTCGCCGAGCGGTTCCTCAAACGACTTTTCAGCGATGCCTTGAGCCAGTGCGACGAGGACATGAAGTTTTTTGCCGAGCACTATGACAAAGAAACGATCAGCACGCTCGAACAGATCATCGCGAAAGAGTTCATTCACTGCCCTTACACCGAAGCCGTCTCGATCCTCGAGAAGAGCGGCGAGAAATTCGACTTTCCAGTGAAATGGGGCATCGATCTGCAAAGCGAACACGAACGCTATCTTACCGAGAAGCATTTCAAATCGCCGGTGATCCTCTTCGACTATCCGCGTACGCTCAAGCCGTTCTACATGCGTGTGAACGACGATGGCAAAACGGTGCGGGCGATGGACGTGCTGGTCCCCAAGGTCGGCGAAATCATCGGCGGCAGCCAGCGCGAAGAACGGCTCGATGTTCTTACGCAGCGGATGGGCGAACAGCACCTGCGGCCCGAAGATTACTGGTGGTATTGCGACCTCCGCCGCTTCGGCACGGTCCCTCACGCTGGCTTCGGCTTGGGTCTCGAACGCGCCGTGCAATTCATCACCGGCATGCAGAATATTCGTGATGTGATTCCCTTCCCGCGCACGCCGGGGAGTGCAGAGTTTTAG